The following is a genomic window from Nitrospirota bacterium.
TGCTGCTGAAAAAAAGAAGATTAGCTCCAGTGTTCCTCCTCGAAAAACTCTCTCTTGGGAGCAGTAACGATCTTGTCAAAGGATTCATAACAATCCAGACACCTCCAGTGGTATATGGACCAGAATTCATCATCAAGTTCAAGTTCCATCTCATTATCTTCTGCTAAATTGCTGCCTCCACAGAAGGGGCATATAATAGGCTCCATAGGTTCTCCTCTCACATAGGGTATATCTCTTTATAACCCTTTTCTCTTGCAATCGTCAACAAAATATTTCAATAGTTAAGGATTTTTGGCTTATCCCTTTTAGCATTGACTATACAAAAAAATCCAAACGGTTCATCGGATGGATTCCTTAATTGGTGAGGCATATTCGGCGCTATATAAAGTGTATCAAGAAATTTTATATCATAAATTTTCTTCCCAACCAAGACTTTTCCCTTACCTCTTATACATATTACAACATGCTCGTGTTTGTGTACTTCAAAACTGCTATACCCACGAGGTGCAATCTCGAAATACCTGACATGAAATCTTGGCGTTTCTCCATGCTTACCGATCAACGTCTGTCTTATAATATCAGACCAATCTTTGCTTGTTAATTTATATCTTTCAGTCTTTATCCCTTGCCATGTAAAGTTACCATTGTGTTTGTAGAACTTGCTTTTATTTCCTGAATATGTCTTCTTTTTTCTGCTGACCCTGGACACTATTTTCCAATCACATGTTGTTGGAGTTCTTTCCTTTT
Proteins encoded in this region:
- a CDS encoding cupin domain-containing protein, which translates into the protein MSEKERTPTTCDWKIVSRVSRKKKTYSGNKSKFYKHNGNFTWQGIKTERYKLTSKDWSDIIRQTLIGKHGETPRFHVRYFEIAPRGYSSFEVHKHEHVVICIRGKGKVLVGKKIYDIKFLDTLYIAPNMPHQLRNPSDEPFGFFCIVNAKRDKPKILNY